The Atribacterota bacterium genome includes the window TCTTTTCGGCATTGTATTCCTGGTAAGCACCCAAAGCACTGTTGATAAAAATAACCAGAAAAATGAATATCGCATCTTTTCCTTCGCCAATAGCAACCGATGCAACGGCAGCAGCAATAAGGATAAAGATTAATGGACTCGATAACTGATGCAGGATAATCTGCATGGGGGTAACCTTTTTGCCCTCAGGCAATGTATTCTCGCCGTAAAACTTTAACCTTTTCTTTGCTTCTACCTCACTTAAACCTTTCTCAGATGTTTTAAGCTCACTGAAGATTTCTTCTGCACGCAGTGCGTGCCAGGGCTCTTTGGCTATTATGTCTTGGTGTTTCACTCAATCACCTCCTTGGACGACCTTGAAAGACCATGGTGCTCTTTTTTGAAGATTACTTTCACGTATGGTGTTGTAGCCAAACAGAACACATCTCAAAGGGCAAGACCTACACTTGAGAATGCGGTATCGGGTGACACCCATTTTTTAACATGATATCTTCTCTTCTCCACTTCTGCAATGTTTCAATTTTTTGTGCTCAATCTCGGGTTGATTCCCAAGAAGGTGAACAGCATAAACTTCTCCTTAGTTTCCCTCTTCCCGAAAAATGCACCGAGCATCCGAGATAAGCCGAAAAGGTAATCATTATGGTAAAAGGTGGTTTCGTGTTGGCGAAATAGAGGCCTTTAAAAACATGAATACCGTTGGCTTACCCGGGATTGGTTAATCTTGAGATTCTGGGAAACACATGGAAGGGTATGGGATATTGAAAAGATGGAATAGAAACCTAAGAAAGACGCCGTCACTTGTGACTTTAAACGGAGATAGGAGAAACATTGAAAAGCGATCTCAAAACCTTCAAAAAGAGAAAGACCAAAAGAGAATAAGCCCTTTTTCTTTCACTCCTCAAGCTCCATTGGAAGACGAATTTTCTACCTGAGCTAAGATGGGTGTGAGAGGGTTAACATTGATATCTGTAGAAGAGGAGTTGAACTTTTTATTGACAATCACCTTTGATTTGTGGTTTGCCTGGCAGATAAAGCGATCTTCTCCAGGATGAATTGCGGTGTGATTATGAAGGCCGGGTACAAAAACGCTCCTTCGGTTGAGAGGGCTATTTTTACCGAAACATTGTCAAACAGAAAAAGAAATGGTATAGTATTGCGAGATTTTTGGTTCTTTTTTGGAGGAGGTTTCAATGGACAGAGCAAGGGTTTTGAAAACCGTAGAGGGAGCTTTTTTGCGTGAGGATCTTCCCCAGGTGGCACCAGCGGATCTGGTGAGGGTACATTTTAAGGTCGTCGAAGGCGGTAAAGAAAGAGTTCAGGTTTTTGAAGGATTGGTTATCTCGGTTAAAAACTCAGGAATCAATAAGAGTTTTACGGTGCGCAAGGTTTCTTTTGGTGTGGGGGTGGAAAAAACCTTTCCCTTTCATTCGCCGCGTATCGAGAAAATTGAAGTGATTCGAAGAGGCAAGGTCCGGAGAGCAAAGCTTTACTATCTGAGGGAAAAGAGTGCCAAAGAGTCGCGTATCGAAGAAAAACGAGAAGGGTAAGAAAAAGAGCGCCTGGCGGGAATTGATAGAGACCATTCTCTGGGCTCTGGTTATTGCTTTACTTATCCGTTATTTTGTGGTCGAGGGATATTATATACCGAGTTCCTCGATGGAACCTACTTTAATTCCTGGAGAACGGGTGCTTGTTGCCAAGTTTTATTATCGTTTTACCGAACCAAAGCGTGGTGATATTGTTGTTTTTCGTTACCCTATTGACAATCGCCGTAACCTAATTAAGCGTTTAGTAGGATTGCCCGGAGAAACTGTCGAGATTAGGGATGGCGTGGTGCGAGTCGATGGAGAATTGCTTCAGGGGAACTCTTTCAATCGAAGGTATTATGATGTGGGGTACTACGGTCAGGGAGAACACGTGGTTCCTCCAGGTTCCTATTTTGTTTTAGGGGACAATAGCGAAAACAGCGATGATAGCCGTTTTTGGGGGTACGTACCTCGAAAGAATATTTTGGGTCGGGCATTTCTGGTGTACTGGCCACCACATCGTGTCCGGATTTTAAGATAGGATGGTTGAGGAAGAGCTTTGGGAAAAGGGGTACACTCGGATTGGTGGTGTTGACGAAGCAGGGAGAGGGCCTTTAGCGGGTCCTCTGGTTGCCAGTTGTGTGGTCATTTCTCCTGGTTTTTCTCTTCCAGATTTGCGAGATTCCAAAAAACTTTCTCCGACAAAGCGAAAAGAGCTTTTTGAGGAAATATGTCTCCGTGCTATGAGTATTGGTGTGAGTGTGGTCGGGGAAAAATGGATTGACGTTTTGGGGATTCAAAAGGCAAATTTCTTTGCGTTTCAGGATGCCATTCGCCGGGCCTTTTTGAGAGAAAGCCCGGATTTTTTAATTTTAGACTGGTGGAAAATTCCTGCCCTTTCAATTCCTTTTCTCTCGTTTTCCCATGCTGAAGACCTGAGCGTTGCGGTTGCTTCAGCCTCGATTGTGGCAAAGGTGGTTCGGGATCAACTGATGGAAGATTTTTACCATCCTCTTTTCCCTCAGTACGGTTTTTCTTCCCATAAGGGGTATGGTACCCAGTTCCACTTGACACAGATTGCCATATGGGGGTTGAGTCCGTACCACCGGAAGTCCTTTTGTGCCAGCTATGGGAAGAATTCATAATAAGGGGCAGAAAGGTGAACAGATTGCTCGAAGATGGATTGAGAAACACCTCAAGGTGAGGATTTTGGAGACCAATTTTCGTTCTCCTTTTGGGGAAATTGATCTTATTGGATGGGACAATGGGTTTTTTGTCTTTGTGGAGGTTAAGGCTCGTTTTAGTACTCATTGTGGATTACCAGAGGAAGCGGTTGATGAACGGAAAAAAGGGCGAATTCGGAAAATAGCAGAGTTCTATTTGATGAAGAGAGGGTATAACCCTGATGAGGTTCCCATCCGTTTTGATGTCGTTGCCGTACGGGTCAAGGAAGGGAAACCAGAAGTGAGGTACTATAAGGAAGCCTTTTAAGATTGGGTGAAAATGTGTTAGCCAGGATTTTGAGTGCCACGACCTGGGGAATTGAGGCAAAGGTGGTTGAAGTTGAAGTCGACGTGGGAGCTGGTCTTCCTGCTTTTCAAATTGTGGGTCTTCCGGATGCTGCAGTTCAGGAGTCTCGAGAACGGGTACGCAGTGCCATCAAAAATAGTGGTTTTTCTTTTCCTGCGCAGCGGGTGACGGTGAAT containing:
- the rplS gene encoding 50S ribosomal protein L19, with protein sequence MDRARVLKTVEGAFLREDLPQVAPADLVRVHFKVVEGGKERVQVFEGLVISVKNSGINKSFTVRKVSFGVGVEKTFPFHSPRIEKIEVIRRGKVRRAKLYYLREKSAKESRIEEKREG
- a CDS encoding ribonuclease HII encodes the protein MVEEELWEKGYTRIGGVDEAGRGPLAGPLVASCVVISPGFSLPDLRDSKKLSPTKRKELFEEICLRAMSIGVSVVGEKWIDVLGIQKANFFAFQDAIRRAFLRESPDFLILDWWKIPALSIPFLSFSHAEDLSVAVASASIVAKVVRDQLMEDFYHPLFPQYGFSSHKGYGTQFHLTQIAIWGLSPYHRKSFCASYGKNS
- the lepB gene encoding signal peptidase I, translated to MPKSRVSKKNEKGKKKSAWRELIETILWALVIALLIRYFVVEGYYIPSSSMEPTLIPGERVLVAKFYYRFTEPKRGDIVVFRYPIDNRRNLIKRLVGLPGETVEIRDGVVRVDGELLQGNSFNRRYYDVGYYGQGEHVVPPGSYFVLGDNSENSDDSRFWGYVPRKNILGRAFLVYWPPHRVRILR
- a CDS encoding YraN family protein, which gives rise to MGRIHNKGQKGEQIARRWIEKHLKVRILETNFRSPFGEIDLIGWDNGFFVFVEVKARFSTHCGLPEEAVDERKKGRIRKIAEFYLMKRGYNPDEVPIRFDVVAVRVKEGKPEVRYYKEAF